The Actinomadura sp. WMMB 499 genome includes a window with the following:
- a CDS encoding MCE family protein: protein MKTTGAAVKLGIFVVLTSLVTGVLAMTISNLRFGPSENYKAVFADVTGLLENDDVRVAGVRVGQIEDIELHKGTQALVTFSLDSDGVFRAGLPASTQAQIRYRNLMGQRYLSLSDAAGRTNEYLDPGDTIPLAQTKPALDLTVLFNGFRPLFQALEPKDVNTLAMQIIRVLQGEGGTINSLLRHTASLTNTLADRDQVIGRVITNLNEVLGTIDARHEQVDKMVVDLRSFVGGLSHDREAIFESVEAINGLESATAGLLQDTRPDIKNDIAGLRELAGTLDDHSATLDKGLQRTPHRLEELLNISSYGSWFNMYVCGLDARVKLPGGPAYQTPAIVNENARCK, encoded by the coding sequence GTGAAGACCACGGGCGCGGCGGTGAAGCTGGGGATCTTCGTGGTCCTCACCTCGCTGGTCACGGGCGTGCTGGCGATGACGATCTCGAACCTGCGGTTCGGGCCGTCCGAGAACTACAAGGCGGTGTTCGCGGACGTCACCGGGCTGCTGGAGAACGACGACGTCCGGGTCGCGGGCGTGCGGGTCGGGCAGATCGAGGACATCGAGCTGCACAAGGGCACGCAGGCGCTGGTGACGTTCAGCCTCGACTCCGACGGGGTGTTCCGGGCGGGGCTGCCGGCGTCGACGCAGGCGCAGATCCGGTACCGGAACCTGATGGGGCAGCGGTACCTGTCCCTGAGCGACGCGGCGGGGCGGACGAACGAGTACCTGGACCCGGGCGACACGATCCCGCTCGCGCAGACGAAGCCGGCGCTGGACCTGACCGTCCTGTTCAACGGGTTCCGGCCGCTGTTCCAGGCGCTGGAGCCGAAGGACGTCAACACGCTCGCGATGCAGATCATCCGGGTGCTGCAGGGCGAGGGCGGGACGATCAACAGCCTGCTGCGGCACACGGCGTCGCTGACGAACACGCTCGCCGACCGCGACCAGGTGATCGGCCGCGTGATCACCAACCTCAACGAGGTGCTCGGCACGATCGACGCGCGGCACGAGCAGGTCGACAAGATGGTGGTGGACCTGCGGAGCTTCGTCGGCGGGCTGTCCCACGACCGGGAGGCGATCTTCGAGTCGGTCGAGGCGATCAACGGCCTGGAGTCGGCGACGGCGGGCCTGCTGCAGGACACCCGGCCCGACATCAAGAACGACATCGCGGGGCTGCGCGAGCTCGCCGGGACGCTCGACGACCACAGCGCCACGCTCGACAAGGGCCTGCAGCGGACGCCGCACCGGCTGGAAGAGCTGCTGAACATCTCCTCCTACGGGTCCTGGTTCAACATGTACGTCTGCGGGCTCGACGCGCGGGTGAAGCTGCCGGGGGGACCGGCCTACCAGACACCGGCGATCGTGAACGAGAACGCGAGGTGCAAGTAG
- a CDS encoding MCE family protein, translating into MRIPFRERNPVPIGLSAFAVIIVALLVALNLERIPFVTGGTTYTAAFKEAAGLQPDEEVRIAGVKVGEVTAVELDGDHVKVTFRVDDGVRLGERTEASIKIKTLLGAHFLGLTPNGTKPMKSHIPVERTHTPFEVVPAISELGERVGQIDVRQVATSFDVLSTTFANSPDEVRASLQGLRRLSNTIASRDDELHELADRARSVSGLLAKRNEDFEKLIQDGDRLLAAVQARREVIHRLLVNTVRLSQQVNALIRENEAQLKPMLDDLEKVNQVLLKNQENLDRILQLFGPFARQFADVTGTGRWFDAFLQNLIPIPASIDDSGAGTPPGQGGGGHGGAQNGQTTRNGQNQTGQNQNGQNGDQGDSPLPFLP; encoded by the coding sequence ATGAGGATCCCGTTCCGGGAGCGAAACCCGGTCCCCATCGGCCTCTCCGCGTTCGCAGTGATCATCGTGGCGTTGCTGGTGGCGCTGAACCTGGAGAGGATCCCGTTCGTCACCGGCGGGACGACCTACACCGCGGCGTTCAAGGAGGCCGCGGGCCTGCAGCCCGACGAGGAGGTCCGCATCGCGGGCGTCAAGGTCGGGGAGGTCACGGCGGTCGAGCTGGACGGCGACCACGTGAAGGTCACCTTCCGGGTCGACGACGGCGTGCGGCTGGGCGAGCGCACCGAGGCCAGCATCAAGATCAAGACGCTGCTGGGCGCGCACTTCCTCGGGCTCACGCCGAACGGTACGAAGCCGATGAAGTCCCACATCCCGGTGGAGCGGACGCACACGCCGTTCGAGGTCGTCCCGGCGATCAGCGAGCTGGGCGAGCGGGTCGGGCAGATCGACGTGCGGCAGGTCGCGACGTCGTTCGACGTGCTGTCGACGACGTTCGCGAACTCGCCGGACGAGGTGCGGGCGTCGCTGCAGGGGCTGCGGCGCCTGTCGAACACCATCGCCTCCCGCGACGACGAGCTGCACGAGCTGGCGGACCGGGCCCGCAGCGTGTCGGGGTTGCTCGCCAAGCGCAACGAGGACTTCGAGAAGCTGATCCAGGACGGCGACCGGCTGCTGGCGGCCGTCCAGGCGCGCCGGGAGGTCATCCACCGGCTGCTGGTGAACACCGTGCGGCTCTCCCAGCAGGTCAACGCGCTGATCCGGGAGAACGAGGCGCAGCTCAAGCCGATGCTGGACGACCTGGAGAAGGTCAACCAGGTGCTGCTGAAGAACCAGGAGAACCTCGACCGGATCCTGCAGCTGTTCGGGCCGTTCGCGCGCCAGTTCGCGGACGTCACGGGCACCGGCCGCTGGTTCGACGCCTTCCTGCAGAACCTGATCCCGATCCCGGCGTCCATCGACGACTCGGGCGCCGGGACGCCGCCGGGACAGGGCGGCGGCGGCCACGGCGGCGCCCAGAACGGCCAGACCACCCGCAACGGCCAGAACCAGACGGGCCAGAACCAGAACGGCCAGAACGGCGACCAGGGCGACAGCCCGCTTCCCTTCCTCCCGTGA
- a CDS encoding MCE family protein → MRNSATILRIGGAILAVAVLAAALVLLLQEPKQRHMTAYFTKTVGLYAGADVRILGIKVGEVTSVDPVGDSVRVKLKYEAKYKVPANAQAVIVNQTLVADRYVQLTPVYKNGPVMKDGATLTTSRTAVPVEIDSISGSLNDLSEALGPQGANAPGADGEGALSQLLRVGAANLQGQGDDINETIKNTSEMLSTLSTDREDVAQTIENLRVITDGMKENDQQIASFTTRLNSVSGQLSQEKEELSAALNTLGPTLRNVEKFVKDNRGQLSDNVEQLAQITGVLVKEKDALAEILTAGPLAINNLARAYDPISGTIHNRADLRQFNNLADWVCSLAYSVGTPADQCLDFVEPYNGIGQALGGLHLDLSWITALTTHYDPVPIPPDAYGPNDPDNPANGGSGSTPANAQGGAQGGGAHAPQGLSALLPGGGR, encoded by the coding sequence GTGCGAAACTCGGCAACGATTCTCCGCATCGGCGGCGCGATACTCGCCGTCGCGGTGCTGGCCGCCGCGCTCGTCCTGCTGTTGCAGGAGCCGAAGCAGCGGCACATGACCGCGTACTTCACCAAGACCGTCGGCCTCTACGCGGGCGCGGACGTCCGCATCCTCGGCATCAAGGTCGGGGAGGTGACGAGCGTCGACCCGGTCGGCGACTCGGTCCGGGTGAAGCTGAAGTACGAGGCCAAGTACAAGGTTCCGGCGAACGCGCAGGCCGTCATCGTGAACCAGACGCTGGTCGCCGACCGGTACGTCCAGCTCACCCCCGTCTACAAGAACGGGCCGGTGATGAAGGACGGCGCGACGCTGACCACCAGCCGGACGGCCGTCCCGGTGGAGATCGACTCGATCAGCGGCAGCCTGAACGACCTGAGCGAGGCACTCGGGCCGCAGGGCGCCAACGCGCCCGGCGCGGACGGCGAGGGCGCGCTGTCGCAGTTGCTGCGGGTCGGCGCGGCGAACCTCCAGGGCCAGGGCGACGACATCAACGAGACGATCAAGAACACCTCGGAGATGCTGAGCACGCTGAGCACCGACCGCGAGGACGTCGCGCAGACGATCGAGAACCTGCGCGTCATCACCGACGGCATGAAGGAGAACGACCAGCAGATCGCGTCGTTCACTACCCGGCTCAACTCCGTCTCCGGGCAGCTCTCCCAGGAGAAGGAGGAGTTGAGCGCAGCGCTGAACACGCTGGGGCCGACGCTGCGGAACGTGGAGAAGTTCGTCAAGGACAACCGCGGCCAGCTCTCCGACAACGTCGAGCAGCTCGCCCAGATCACCGGTGTCCTCGTGAAGGAGAAGGACGCGCTGGCCGAGATCCTCACGGCCGGTCCGCTGGCCATCAACAACCTGGCCCGCGCCTACGACCCGATCAGCGGCACCATCCACAACCGGGCCGACCTGCGGCAGTTCAACAACCTGGCCGACTGGGTCTGCTCCCTGGCGTACTCGGTGGGCACGCCCGCCGACCAGTGCCTCGACTTCGTCGAGCCGTACAACGGCATCGGCCAGGCGCTGGGCGGCCTGCACCTGGACCTGTCGTGGATCACGGCGCTGACCACGCACTACGACCCGGTGCCGATCCCGCCGGACGCCTACGGGCCGAACGACCCGGACAACCCCGCGAACGGCGGCTCGGGCTCCACTCCGGCGAACGCCCAGGGCGGCGCTCAGGGCGGCGGCGCCCACGCACCGCAGGGACTCTCCGCACTGCTGCCTGGAGGTGGCCGATGA
- a CDS encoding MCE family protein: MSRTGPARRARRRAGLLGAAALAGVTALSGCSFDGVASLPLPGGPDLGDDPRTFKIEFSNVLDLVPQSVVKVNDVSVGQVEEIELAGGQGGWRAVVTVAVREDVELPDNATARISQTSLLGEKFVDLAPPANEPPRGRLGGGDVIPLARTAHGTEIEQVLSAMSLLLNGGGLEQVSTISHELQAAMGGREATIKSVLDRVDVFVGTLDQNRDAITRALDSLDRLIGKLSDERETIRQTIDETGPAIAVLEQNREDLTGMLVALDKLSRTTTNVINQSHDDLVVNLKNLDTILKNLNKAGSDLPNSLETLITYPFPATFDNVIEGDYGNVHLTVDLDFESLGRNLLGGTDLEGQLGSGQDMRTMLQVPNLTLPDAPLGVLPRDGAGARTKSGGGQKAPGTPTPAPSQTPTGKQTPGTGGEDEDGEDKDGGDFWDLFGGGENRPGAFGQRESGLSTLMTGGLS, encoded by the coding sequence ATGAGCAGGACAGGGCCCGCGCGGCGCGCGCGGCGCCGGGCGGGGCTGCTCGGCGCGGCGGCGCTGGCCGGCGTGACGGCGCTGTCGGGCTGCTCGTTCGACGGCGTGGCGTCGCTGCCGCTGCCCGGCGGCCCCGACCTCGGCGACGACCCGCGCACGTTCAAGATCGAGTTCTCGAACGTGCTGGACCTCGTCCCGCAGTCGGTGGTCAAGGTCAACGACGTGTCGGTCGGCCAGGTCGAGGAGATCGAGCTGGCCGGGGGCCAGGGCGGGTGGCGCGCGGTCGTCACGGTCGCCGTCCGCGAGGACGTCGAGCTGCCCGACAACGCCACCGCGCGGATCTCGCAGACGAGCCTGCTCGGCGAGAAGTTCGTGGACCTGGCGCCGCCGGCGAACGAGCCGCCGCGCGGACGGCTGGGCGGCGGCGACGTGATCCCGCTCGCCCGCACCGCGCACGGCACCGAGATCGAGCAGGTGCTGTCGGCGATGTCGCTGCTGCTGAACGGCGGCGGGCTGGAGCAGGTGTCGACGATCAGCCACGAGCTGCAGGCCGCGATGGGCGGCCGCGAGGCGACGATCAAGTCGGTGCTGGACCGGGTGGACGTGTTCGTCGGGACCCTCGACCAGAACCGGGACGCGATCACCCGGGCGCTCGACAGCCTGGACCGGCTGATCGGGAAGCTGTCGGACGAGCGGGAGACGATCCGGCAGACGATCGACGAGACCGGCCCGGCGATCGCGGTGCTGGAGCAGAACCGCGAGGACCTCACCGGGATGCTCGTCGCGCTGGACAAGCTCAGCCGCACCACCACGAACGTGATCAATCAGTCGCACGACGATCTGGTCGTCAACCTGAAGAACCTCGACACGATCCTCAAGAACCTGAACAAGGCGGGCTCCGACCTGCCGAACTCCCTGGAGACGCTGATCACCTACCCGTTCCCGGCGACGTTCGACAACGTCATCGAGGGCGACTACGGCAACGTCCACCTGACCGTCGACCTGGACTTCGAGAGCCTCGGGCGCAACCTCCTGGGCGGCACCGACCTCGAGGGCCAGCTCGGCAGCGGGCAGGACATGCGCACCATGCTCCAGGTGCCGAACCTGACGCTGCCGGACGCGCCGCTCGGCGTCCTCCCGCGGGACGGCGCCGGGGCGCGGACGAAGTCCGGCGGGGGGCAGAAGGCGCCCGGCACGCCCACGCCCGCCCCGTCCCAGACGCCCACCGGGAAGCAGACCCCCGGGACCGGCGGCGAGGACGAAGACGGCGAGGACAAGGACGGCGGGGACTTCTGGGACCTCTTCGGCGGCGGCGAGAACCGCCCGGGGGCGTTCGGTCAGCGCGAGAGCGGTCTGTCGACCCTGATGACGGGGGGCCTGTCGTGA
- a CDS encoding MCE family protein: MILKRGIKIQLLAFLVITIVGVTVVSVNYIGVGREMLGRQYTAYVDLTDSGGVFSNAEVTYRGVPVGRVGPITLTDTGIKVELELERGERIPREGLTAIVANRSAVGEQYIDLVPSGKGGPYLHEGDAYTIPKERTKLPVSTSRLLQNVDALVNSVNTEHLGIVIDELNTAFSGTAEDLQQILDDTDRILDTADEAYPDTKKLLDNSLTVLDTQRRQGANIRGFSRNLNELSTSIRRDDKALRQTIDAAPGAVNQTHQAINQLSPTLPVLLANLATTGQIITTRQAGLRSLFILYPVTVAGLPTVMPGDGTQHMGLVLNINSPPNCTKGYEQVEQRWPQDTSHKEPRLDAGCAEPHDSEQAVRGARNFPTEALVPAPKLPEGATAGAGFPAGGASGSGSGGGSGSGGGSDGGSGSDAASGAGSGSGSDGAKAKQAESSGGAMLANGNLYMSYPANSVQFAGYDPTTGAVYGADGKQYVMPRTAGTRELGEEASWKWLLMGPLSQ, encoded by the coding sequence GTGATCCTCAAGCGCGGCATCAAGATCCAGCTGCTGGCCTTCCTGGTCATCACGATCGTCGGAGTGACGGTCGTGTCGGTGAACTACATCGGCGTCGGCCGGGAGATGCTCGGCCGCCAGTACACCGCCTACGTCGACCTCACCGACTCCGGCGGCGTCTTCAGCAACGCCGAGGTCACCTACCGCGGCGTGCCCGTCGGACGGGTCGGCCCGATCACGCTGACCGACACCGGCATCAAGGTCGAACTGGAGCTGGAGCGCGGCGAGCGGATCCCGCGCGAGGGCCTCACGGCCATCGTCGCGAACCGGTCCGCCGTCGGCGAGCAGTACATCGACCTGGTGCCGTCCGGGAAGGGCGGCCCGTACCTGCACGAGGGCGACGCCTACACGATCCCCAAGGAGCGGACGAAGCTCCCCGTGTCCACGTCCCGGCTGCTGCAGAACGTGGACGCGCTCGTCAACTCGGTGAACACCGAGCACCTCGGCATCGTCATCGACGAGCTGAACACGGCGTTCTCCGGCACCGCCGAGGACCTCCAGCAGATCCTCGACGACACCGACCGGATCCTGGACACCGCCGACGAGGCGTACCCGGACACCAAGAAGCTCCTGGACAACAGCCTGACGGTCCTGGACACCCAGCGGCGGCAGGGCGCGAACATCCGGGGCTTCTCCCGGAACCTGAACGAGCTGAGCACGTCCATCCGGCGCGACGACAAGGCGCTGCGGCAGACGATCGACGCCGCGCCCGGCGCGGTGAACCAGACCCACCAGGCCATCAACCAGCTGTCCCCGACCCTGCCGGTGCTGCTGGCGAACCTGGCGACCACGGGCCAGATCATCACGACCCGCCAGGCGGGCCTGCGGTCGCTGTTCATCCTTTACCCGGTGACCGTCGCGGGTCTGCCCACGGTCATGCCAGGTGACGGCACCCAGCACATGGGCCTGGTGCTGAACATCAACTCTCCGCCCAACTGCACCAAGGGCTACGAGCAGGTCGAGCAGCGGTGGCCGCAGGACACCTCCCACAAGGAGCCGAGGCTCGACGCCGGCTGCGCGGAACCGCACGACTCCGAGCAGGCCGTCCGCGGCGCCCGCAACTTCCCGACCGAGGCCCTGGTGCCCGCGCCGAAGCTCCCCGAGGGCGCCACGGCCGGCGCCGGGTTCCCGGCGGGCGGCGCGTCCGGCTCGGGCTCCGGCGGCGGCTCGGGCTCCGGCGGCGGCTCGGACGGCGGTTCCGGCTCGGACGCCGCGTCCGGTGCGGGCTCGGGCTCGGGCTCGGACGGCGCGAAGGCGAAGCAGGCGGAGTCGTCCGGCGGCGCCATGCTGGCGAACGGCAACCTGTACATGTCGTATCCGGCGAATTCGGTGCAATTCGCTGGATACGATCCGACGACCGGCGCGGTCTACGGCGCCGACGGCAAGCAGTACGTCATGCCCCGCACCGCGGGCACGCGGGAGTTGGGAGAGGAAGCATCGTGGAAGTGGCTCCTGATGGGACCCCTGAGCCAGTGA
- the rpoB gene encoding DNA-directed RNA polymerase subunit beta → MAASRNASNTATGPNRVSFARIKEPLEVPDLLALQTDSVDWLLGNERWKARVEAAQKAESKSVPTQSGLEEIFEEISPIEDFSGTMSLSFRDHRFEPPKYSVEECKDKDMTYSAPMFVTAEFINNTTGEIKSQTVFMGDFPLMTPKGTFIINGTERVVVSQLTRSPGVYFDRALDKASDKDIYGCRVIPSRGAWLEFEIDKRDNVGVRIDRKRKQPVTVLLKALGWDEARIREHFGSYESINVTLEKDHTSGQDDALLDIYRKLRPGEPPTRESAQTLLENLYFNPKRYDVAKVGRYKINKKLGLDLDMNQGTLTEDDIVATIEYLVRLHAGEEEGTLGAVPVPIEVDDIDHFGNRRLRTVGELIQNQVRLGLARMERVVRERMTTQDVEAITPQTLINIRPVVASIKEFFGTSQLSQFMDQTNPLAGLTHKRRLNALGPGGLSRERAGMEVRDVHPSHYGRMCPIETPEGPNIGLIGSLAAFGRVNPFGFVETPYRRVTDGVVTESIDYLTADEEDRFVIAQANSLLNDDGTFVDDRILVRRKGGEVELVPAREVQYMDVSARQMTSVATAMIPFLEHDDANRALMGSNMQRQSVPLLRSESPLVGTGMEYRAAVDAGDVITAEKAGVVEEVSADYVTVMNDDGTRTTYRVSKFKRSNQGTCFNQKPIVDEGQRVEEGQVVADGPCTDNGEMALGKNLLVAFMPWEGHNYEDAIILSQRLVQDDVLSSIHIEEHEVDARDTKLGPEEITRDIPNVSEEVLADLDERGIIRVGADVVPGDILVGKVTPKGETELTPEERLLRAIFGEKAREVRDTSLKVPHGEQGKVIGVRVFSRDEGDELPPGVNELVRVYVAQKRKITDGDKLAGRHGNKGVISKVLPVEDMPFLEDGTPVDIVLNPLGVPGRMNVGQVLETHLGWVASRGWKVEGDDADWKRALKEIGADEAEPWTNTATPVFDGAREDDVTGLIESTLPNRDGQRLVGPGGKARLFDGRTGEPYKDPISVGYIYILKLLHLVDDKIHARSTGPYSMITQQPLGGKAQFGGQRFGEMEVWALEAYGAAYALQELLTIKSDDVLGRVKVYEAIVKGENIPEPGIPESFKVLIKEMQSLCLNVEVLSSDGMSIEMRDTDEDVFRAAEELGIDLSRREPSSVEEV, encoded by the coding sequence TTGGCAGCCTCGCGCAACGCCTCGAATACCGCAACCGGTCCGAACCGCGTCTCCTTCGCGCGCATCAAGGAGCCGCTCGAAGTCCCGGACCTCCTTGCTCTGCAGACCGACTCAGTGGACTGGCTGCTGGGCAACGAGAGGTGGAAGGCCCGGGTCGAGGCGGCCCAGAAGGCCGAAAGTAAGAGCGTCCCGACCCAGTCGGGCCTCGAGGAGATCTTCGAAGAGATCAGTCCCATCGAGGACTTCTCGGGAACCATGTCCCTCTCGTTCCGCGACCACCGGTTCGAGCCGCCCAAGTACTCCGTCGAGGAGTGCAAGGACAAGGACATGACCTACTCCGCCCCGATGTTCGTCACGGCGGAGTTCATCAACAACACCACCGGTGAGATCAAGAGCCAGACGGTGTTCATGGGCGACTTCCCGCTCATGACCCCGAAGGGCACCTTCATCATCAACGGCACCGAGCGCGTCGTCGTCTCGCAGCTGACCCGCTCGCCCGGCGTCTACTTCGACCGCGCCCTCGACAAGGCGTCCGACAAGGACATCTACGGCTGCCGGGTCATCCCGAGCCGCGGCGCCTGGCTCGAGTTCGAGATCGACAAGCGCGACAACGTGGGCGTGCGCATCGACCGCAAGCGCAAGCAGCCCGTCACCGTGCTGCTCAAGGCGCTCGGCTGGGACGAAGCGCGCATCCGCGAGCACTTCGGCTCCTACGAGTCGATCAACGTGACCCTGGAGAAGGACCACACCTCCGGCCAGGACGACGCGCTGCTCGACATCTACCGCAAGCTGCGCCCGGGCGAGCCGCCGACGCGCGAGTCCGCGCAGACGCTCCTGGAGAACCTGTACTTCAACCCGAAGCGCTACGACGTCGCCAAGGTCGGCCGCTACAAGATCAACAAGAAGCTCGGCCTCGACCTGGACATGAACCAGGGCACCCTCACCGAGGACGACATCGTCGCCACGATCGAGTACCTCGTCCGGCTGCACGCCGGTGAGGAGGAGGGCACCCTCGGGGCCGTTCCGGTGCCGATCGAGGTCGACGACATCGACCACTTCGGCAACCGGCGCCTGCGCACGGTCGGCGAGCTGATCCAGAACCAGGTCCGGCTCGGCCTCGCCCGCATGGAGCGCGTCGTCCGCGAGCGGATGACCACCCAGGACGTCGAGGCGATCACGCCGCAGACGCTGATCAACATCCGGCCGGTCGTCGCCTCCATCAAGGAGTTCTTCGGCACCAGCCAGCTGTCGCAGTTCATGGACCAGACGAACCCGCTGGCCGGGCTGACGCACAAGCGCCGCCTGAACGCGCTCGGCCCCGGTGGTCTGTCCCGTGAGCGGGCGGGCATGGAGGTCCGCGACGTCCACCCGTCGCACTACGGCCGCATGTGCCCGATCGAGACGCCGGAAGGCCCGAACATCGGGCTGATCGGCTCGCTCGCCGCGTTCGGCCGGGTCAACCCGTTCGGGTTCGTCGAGACCCCGTACCGTCGCGTCACCGACGGCGTCGTCACCGAGTCGATCGACTACCTGACCGCCGACGAGGAGGACCGGTTCGTCATCGCGCAGGCCAACTCCCTGCTCAACGACGACGGCACCTTCGTCGACGACCGCATCCTGGTCCGCCGCAAGGGCGGCGAGGTCGAACTGGTCCCGGCCCGCGAGGTCCAGTACATGGACGTCTCGGCCCGGCAGATGACCTCGGTCGCCACCGCGATGATCCCGTTCCTGGAGCACGACGACGCCAACCGCGCGCTGATGGGCTCCAACATGCAGCGGCAGTCGGTGCCGCTGCTGCGCAGCGAGTCGCCGCTGGTCGGCACCGGCATGGAGTACCGCGCCGCGGTCGACGCCGGCGACGTCATCACCGCAGAGAAGGCCGGTGTCGTCGAGGAGGTGTCCGCCGACTACGTCACCGTGATGAACGACGACGGCACGCGGACCACCTACCGCGTGTCGAAGTTCAAGCGGTCCAACCAGGGCACCTGCTTCAACCAGAAGCCGATCGTCGACGAGGGCCAGCGCGTCGAGGAGGGCCAGGTCGTCGCCGACGGGCCCTGCACCGACAACGGCGAGATGGCGCTCGGCAAGAACCTCCTCGTGGCGTTCATGCCGTGGGAGGGCCACAACTACGAGGACGCGATCATCCTGTCGCAGCGCCTCGTCCAGGACGACGTCCTCTCCTCGATCCACATCGAGGAGCACGAGGTCGACGCCCGCGACACCAAGCTGGGCCCCGAGGAGATCACCCGGGACATCCCGAACGTCTCCGAGGAGGTCCTGGCCGACCTCGACGAGCGCGGCATCATCCGCGTCGGCGCCGACGTCGTGCCCGGCGACATCCTGGTCGGCAAGGTCACCCCGAAGGGCGAGACCGAGCTGACCCCCGAGGAGCGGCTGCTCCGCGCGATCTTCGGTGAGAAGGCGCGCGAGGTCCGCGACACCTCGCTGAAGGTGCCGCACGGCGAGCAGGGCAAGGTCATCGGCGTCCGGGTGTTCTCCCGCGACGAGGGCGACGAGCTCCCGCCCGGCGTGAACGAGCTGGTCCGGGTGTACGTCGCGCAGAAGCGCAAGATCACCGACGGCGACAAGCTGGCCGGCCGACACGGCAACAAGGGCGTCATCTCCAAGGTGCTCCCGGTCGAGGACATGCCGTTCCTCGAGGACGGCACCCCGGTCGACATCGTCCTGAACCCGCTGGGCGTGCCCGGCCGGATGAACGTCGGCCAGGTCCTGGAGACGCACCTCGGGTGGGTCGCCAGCCGCGGCTGGAAGGTCGAGGGCGACGACGCCGACTGGAAGCGCGCGCTCAAGGAGATCGGCGCCGACGAGGCCGAGCCGTGGACCAACACCGCGACCCCGGTGTTCGACGGCGCCCGCGAGGACGACGTCACCGGCCTGATCGAGTCCACCCTGCCGAACCGCGACGGGCAGCGGCTCGTCGGCCCGGGCGGCAAGGCGCGGCTGTTCGACGGCCGGACCGGCGAGCCCTACAAGGACCCGATCTCGGTCGGCTACATCTACATCCTCAAGCTGCTGCACCTGGTCGACGACAAGATCCACGCGCGGTCGACCGGTCCGTACTCCATGATCACCCAGCAGCCGCTCGGCGGTAAGGCCCAGTTCGGCGGCCAGCGCTTCGGTGAGATGGAGGTGTGGGCGCTGGAGGCGTACGGCGCCGCCTATGCCCTGCAGGAGCTCCTGACCATCAAGTCCGACGACGTCCTCGGCCGCGTGAAGGTCTACGAGGCCATCGTCAAGGGCGAGAACATCCCCGAGCCCGGCATTCCCGAGTCCTTCAAGGTGCTCATCAAGGAGATGCAGTCGCTCTGCCTCAACGTCGAGGTGCTCTCGAGCGACGGCATGTCCATCGAGATGCGCGACACCGACGAGGACGTCTTCCGCGCCGCGGAGGAGCTCGGCATCGACCTGTCCCGGCGCGAGCCGAGCAGTGTCGAAGAGGTCTGA